AACGGCCTCTAGCTCGGTctctacctctacccctagctGAGGACCCAACATCAACCTCGAGGACTTCCCCATACCACCAGCAATAGTAGCTCTAGTCCTTGCCATCTGCCAAAAGAATACATGGCAACTCAGTAACTTCGCATGATGAgaaataatgaacaaaaaagAAGTTTTCTAACAAttttcatagcctctcgaagataagtacaaatGTCTTCGTAATGATCCTCatgactctacttagactcggcttaTATACaagtgagacctatgaacctggggctctgatatcatatcacgacccaaatccgagtgtgatggcactcatctcaatctaCCAAGACTAGTCAGCCTAAAATCTAACAGAAAGTAAATGCGAAAGTAAATGAAATAAACAAGGTTTAATCTTACTAGGCGTTTTTCCATGCAATTTCATCTCATGAGATGAAATCAGCGTCAAGACAAGAAATTTTACattgatttcatctcatgatttccaaattcaccaaaaatcataatttgggaATTTCACATCATGATATGGGattttttaaatacaaaaattgaGCAGTTACTGCGATTGATTGGGGAGAGAGTGCTAGTCTAACTGCCCtacaagtttatattttataaaaacaactcatatttattttatatatatttactagTCATTTGTTTcctatgtaaataaaatttataagtcATAGAATTACTTTTAAAACCTTTTATATCTCATATAACGATTACTCATTCcgatataaatttatttttacttcaaaTCAATTCTTCGTTTACCATTTATATTCaccaaattcattattttttatcaaatttatcaCAACTTCATTCAAACCAatgtttaataataaaaaatccaTCACTATATTGAATGTAGAAGACTAATCATTGTGGTTTATGGCattaattacaaaaataatttccTTAGCTACTAACAACTTGAACACTATAActtatattcaattttatttttctattgaatTGATTAAGGTTTAatcaataaatattgtatttttttagaataGCTTTGTGATAATATAAAATGCGATTTCATAAACTTTTGCTTAtttggtaagattgtataaaCAATAGGGACAGTTTTAATTTGATAGCTTTACAACTTATGGgttttttatgtttatgagaAAGCATACAACATAAAAAATCCAAATCGCATGTCCAAACAAAACTTCAATTTCatctcataatttcatatgatgatttcaaatcatgatttcatatcgcATGGCCAAACGGTCCCTTAATCAAAATATGtaaataatctcaaataacCCCAAGACtgattgtcacgtgtacaagctaCTAATGAAAATGTGAAATACGAAAGAAACGtagtctttgtctctagaataggactaaaacataaagGAAAAGAGCAAGAGACGTTCGCTGGATAGATGCAgcaactacctcaacactcgagctAGTAGCATCGGAATACGATAGGAAAGCTAAAAGATCAAACAGGTTTGAAcacacaacctacacaagtgtagaatcaaggagtgagtaccaaacaaaatggtactcagcaagtggacaactaaaagtAAGCAAAGctaaataaatacaagtactcctatcatcccaaccgaacctgcACAACTACAACCTGTATGAAAACCAACCCAACTCTACATTTTGTACATTAATAATAAGCAATTCATGAATACTGAGCAATAATATCAGCGattgaatcatatcaagtcaaatctAGCAAATACGGAACAACGAAAGGTAAACACAATTCATAAATATCATAAAGGTGAGATgaaatgcaatgatatgatgcgtgtctgtcctattggtacacatccgctgaatcataGTCCGAActcatgggggacatttctgtccatgtaacttGCCATAGAgcatgtggcccatcccctcgaTATACACATCCtaccacggagcatgtggcccgatttctttatttcataatacctgccatagAGCATGTGGCTCGatccctttatttcataatacctaccaCAAAGTGTGTGGCCTGAcccttttttgtttttctatcatttccagtctcaacacaatatatcAGAaacaatgcaatcaattcatattcataaaattcaaaataatagcATGATATGAACGATAATTTTCACATTTCATATCattatagtcatttcacatgtcaaagttaagtCAATAATCTCATAACATCGATCACACCcatcatctccatttttaaggtcaattatAAAGTCAATAACCCATTTCAATACCCATTATtctccagtacacataacaaggaaatactagcatctacaagcttaaacaaaTGTTTAGAAGTTCgtttgcctcaaataatcaagcaatcactctggGACTTGAGCATTCCCCTTTTGGGCTTTCAAGTCAATGTAATCTACTCAAATGAATAATCACAATAACATTTTGAAATTTAACAACAcacatattactatatgtctagtctAGATCCAAAAACTCACTCAAATCTATAATCGGGTTCTTAATCTTGATGTCAATTAACATGTCAAGTctcatatttcttaaatttcaagcctaggttaagttttaattcctccaaataacataattttaatggtattcatataatacaatatatcaaatatttacttatatataccaatatatcaaaacttaaatcaTAATGTGATAATTATAAGAAAAATCTCGAAAGGGAAGAAACATCATGATCAAAAATAAAATCGTACTTGGCCTTACTTATTTACTCCCAAGTCACTATTATTCACTCATTGGCCTTATCCAATCATTGGATCTCTAAAATTAGCAATCATTAGTCCATTAATGCGTTGTCTCCCTCAAACCTTAAAAAGAACCCACACTAATTGGTCAACCTGGAACTTCCAAACTCTTCTTTTACCAATTTGAATATTCATAATAGGATTCcatcaaatacatatatatccaattacaacaacaacaacaacaacctagtgaaatcccacaacgtggggtctggggatcAAATACTTATATATCCAATTAGCTATAGAAATTCTAAGATTAGGCATTTGTTTCGCTTACCTGAATTGAAGTGTGGCGATCTCTTCTCGTCGTCGTCTACGAAGGTAAGTTTctgcttttttttctttttccaaaacTAATCATGTACTAAAAGTCACAGACTccactaacttattttaatatatatgagACAAGTGGTATaaaatattaactaaattaataatttagcccaccaattaaattaaattatgtaaaatCACTCATCAGCTAATTAACTGtagttaccgaatagtccaaaatctccaatttaaaTTTACGGAAAGAATCTTTTATTaaagagagatgactcattctcgAAATGACCTAACGATTCATTAGAAGATGGTTGTTGTCGTACACTGATTGCGGATTTGGAGACTGTACTTGTTGGGTGTACGCTTTGTAGTGCGGACTGATAATGGTGAAATGACCTTCTTCAAGATGCACAAAAATTTGAATCCAAAGCAAGTTAGGTGGCAAGAGTTTCTAGCAGAATATGACTTTGTATGGGAGCATAAGCGGGAAAAACATAACTAAGTTGTGGATGCCTTAAGTCAAAAAGAGGTATTTGTTGTCGTGTGTTCTATTTCCAAACTCAAAACTAACTTTCTTGATATGATCAAATTGTGTGAATTGAATGATTCACTGTATGTAAAGTGGATGAATCAACTACAAGAAATGACTTTGTGGCGGGATTGGATCGAAGATGATCTAATTCATTTTAAAGGGGGAGAATCGTGGTACCAAATGGTAGTGGACTGCATAAAAATCTGATGAAAGAGGCGCATGATACTACGTTGGCTGATCATCCAGGAGTTGAGAGGATGTTATCTCTACTGTCTCAAGTTTATTTCTGGCCAAAGATGGAAGAAGACATAGAGGCATACGTGAAGACTTGTCATGACTGAGCGTAAGGAGGCAGGACTATTTCAGCCTTTGCCTATTCCTGAACAACCATGGTTATCAATAAGCATGGATTGCATTTCTGGTTTTCCTAAGGTTGAGGGTAAAGCATCTATAATGGTGGTAGTAGATAGATTCCCAAAATATtctattgttattgttgcacCTAATTTGTGTTCATTTGCAGTTGCTGCTGATTTATTCTATAGAAATGTGGTTAAATGCTTTGGTATTTTAGCTGATATTGTGAGTGCAAGTGAAACTAGGTTCACAGGCAGGTTTTGGAAAGCATTGCTTAATATGATAGGGACCGACTAACAGATGGACGGAAGGAAAGGATAAACCACTTGTTGGAGGAATATTTGATGCACATTGTGACAGCGAGTCAGAGAAATTGGGTGGAATTACTTGACATGATGCATTTTTGTTACAATGTCCACAAGTCATCGACAAAGATTTAGTCTGTTTGAGATTGTTTTAAGCATGCAGCCTATGACTCCCCTAGATGTTTCTAAAACAAAGAGATAAGGGAAATGTCCAACAGCTTACAGGGTTGCAAGAGATAAGCATGAAATGATATCTGAGGCACAAGAAAGCTTGCGCAAGGCTCCGCAACGCATGAAGAAACATGCGGACCAACATTGGCGCTCACTAGAACTCAATGTGGGTAACCAAGTGTTGCTGAAACTCACTCCCCAAATCTGGAAAAGATTGTGAGTAAAACACGACATAGGGGATTGATTCCTAAGTACGACGGCCCATTTGAAGTTGTTCAACGAGTGGATGAGGTCGTTTACAAGTTGAAGCTGCCAAAAAGGTTAAGATTCATCCCACTTTCCATCTGAGTTTCTTGAAGCCTTATTTTGAAGATAAAGATGATCCGGACAGGAACAGATCAAAGAGGGCTCCTCCTTCTGTACCAACAGAGTTTGATGCAGATATAGAAGAGATACTTGATCACTGGGTCATGGGTAGATGCAAGAAAAATACTAAGACAGAATTCTTAGTTCACTGGATGGCAAAGCTAAGGTAGATATTGTTTGGGAAAAGGCAAAGGACTTGTGGCAATTTGATGATCAAATCGATGACTATCTCAAAACAATCTCGATGAGGGCATCGAGTTCAAGAGGTGGGGGTGGTTTGTTAGACCCTCAGTCTAACTAAGCAACGTCAACATGGGCATGGAAAGGACTTTTACATTGAACTTGGCATGGACATGGTGAAACAATGTAGCTGTGGCGACTAAGTGTTAGTGGGCAGAAATGACCAAGGATGCTGGAGTGATGGCTAAGCAGAGTTGGGCGCAATGGCAAGGCAAAGCAATGACATCGGCAAGGCAATATGTTAGCTTGGCATTGTGTTCGCTGGTGGAACTTGACGATGGCAAGAAAGGCTGGGTTCAAGTGTTGGCACAAAGTTGGCAAGAATCAGAAAATAAAACTAAGTATGAAAGCAGTCACAGATATTATAAGTGCGGGCAAGTCACAAATTCGGTCAAGGCATGTAGAAGACATGTACAAGGCAAATGGGCTGATGTATTTGAATTTGACTCTATATAGAGCTATTAGAATATGCTTGCTGTACTTTAGTTATTTTCAGATAAAGATTCTAGTAGGCATGTGCCAGGCACATGGGCAGTTGTAACTGCTTGACTGCTTGTAGCTGCCTCGTGCAGACTTTTTAAATGGGGCAAAATTTTGACTAAGGCATCAAGAGAGTGTTATGTGCCTTAGTCAAATTCGTGAAGCCTTTCCTTTGTTGTATTCTGATATTAATTAAGGTTGGGAAGAAGTCCCTGTATGTTCTATGTGTTTGTTAATTCACTGTGCTGTCTAAAAGTTAAAGACAGTCTAAGTACTTAGACAGATTCGTGTGTGTTGTGATGCTAATGTTTGTGAGTGTTGTGGACTGCCTAGCAAAGGTGTGCGAGAAAAATAATCACCCCTGAATCAGAATCCAAAAACCCACTTCAAACTAATTCGTGATACTAGGACCTTCACATTGTTTATGTGCGCACTAAAAAGCATATAAAAACTGGAATGATGATAACTATATCATTCATAACAAAACACCTCACTACAACCAATAATCGTTTCCAATAGCTGGAGAACTCAAGATATTAGATTCTTAGAACAGGAGAGGGTAAAAAATACCCTTGACGTATgaaaaatggctcaaaaataACCACTTTCCACCTTTTGATCTAAAAGTACCCTCAATAATCAACCAACAACAGTCGTTTCCAATAGCTTCAGAGACAAAAAGAAGTGATATGGCTTGTTTCAAAACCTGTCACATTGCTCATCTGAAAAGGGGCCatttaccaaaaaaatatgACCTTAAAGTAACAAAAAAATATGTAGAATAGAGTGGCCACAAACATTTAACATTTGCTGTACTCATAAAGAATCTCCAGCCAAATGAATCACATTTACATTTCTGAACAGGAGATCCTgtagaaaaaacaaaaatggaGCAGAAGTGATCTGTGGCCTGCAATAAAACTAGCCACAAACTGTATGTATTGATATACTATGTAAGGTTGTTTCTCCATATGTCCTAATTACCATGGTGAATAtgtaacttgaaaattcatgatcccAATACAAAAGCATGTATCTCAGCCCAGCTAGAGGCAGTATAGAGAACACCAGAAAGTCCCATCCAACTTGATGAGTCTACCCCAGCGCACATCTTCTGTTTCTGGACAACACCTGGAAAAAGAGGAACAAAAGAAACACCAAAATGATTCCCCACCCTCCTTAGACTTGAGCTCGAACCAAGCACAATGCCAACATCTGCTTCCAGCAAGCAAAGTAAGTCGCCAACTGAATCCCCAATATATACCGTCAGATTCTTTTTGTCGTTGCGACAGTTCATTAGAATTTTACTGAAAGCTTGAACCTTGTCAATGGGGGATTCAACTTTCATAACAATTTCACCAGTAGATAGAGATTCTTGAAACATAAACTCATTGGCATGTATATCTAGACCATCTATGCCTCCTGTTCAACATAAGGCAGGAAAAAGATAACTTTTTGATAAGCCGAGAAGGCAGGAAAAAATTTAATATCTCCCTGGAAACTAAACACTGAAAAGCATTGCTTAATTACAAATTAAAAGGGAACTGTCAGTAAGACGTACCATAGCAAAAATAAAGAGAGTTCATGTCATCATCTAAAGATTATAAGCACACCAAAACGTAACTTCTAGACTAAGAAGAAATCATTGACAATGTTAACATCTCTAGACTTAAAAGGAAAAGATAACTGGAAAAGGGAGGAGAAcaaatgacacaaaataagaacaGGGGAGAGCAAGGTAAATTTGAAAAACAAGGAAAGAACAGTTTTTTCCTCCactatttttttccattttcccccttctttcttctttttcttgtagAAAATTGTTTCCTTTCCCATGGTACAAGAAAATGATAGCGGGTGGAAGCAAAATTGGTATGACAAAGAGGGACAAATGTCACTTAGCAACCAAAAAACATAGAGCAAATTTTCTAGCATATCCAGGTGCATTTAAGGACTCTTTTTTCCATTTTGccctcttctttcttctttttcttttagaaAGTTGTTTCCTTTCCCATGGTACAAGAAAAGGATAACGAGTGGAAGCAAAATTGGCATGAAAAAGAGGGACAAACGTCACTTAGCAACCAAAAAACATAAAGAAAATTTTCTAGCATATCCAGGTGCATTTAAGGAATAAGAAGACATTCGACTAGTCATGAAAAGGTAGACAGACCATAACAATCAACCTGAAAACAATAATTATCGCAGATCTAGCATATATAACTGAAACATGATGATTGGTGCACATATGTTCAAACTGAAGTTCCATTTTACTAAGTTGTCATTATCAATGAAATACCTGATGAAAAGGAAGACCTAATAAGGTCACCACACCAGCAATAGGAGAGTACATGAATGTCTGCATTCAGATTTTCATTTCTTATTATGCTCTGGAAAAAGTTGGTGCAGCCATCCTGAAGAACCATTCGCTGCCCAGCTCGTTTAATGTCTTCAAGGTTCAGACCTTTCAGTACCCCAGATTCAACCACCCTACTGTTCGCCCTTTTCTCAAAATCAGAAAGTTGCTCAAGTGTTCTATGCAGTCTTACGTAATCAAAATTTTCCGCTGTAAAAATAAGATTCGTAGAACAGTTCATCCCAGCCGTTCAGCAATATTATGACATAGGGAGGTTGGAAAACATCAAAAGATTGATAAAACAGTGTTACCTTTTTCAGTAAGTAACATCTTCTCTATGCATTGCTCATACTCTTCCGTGTACTGCTTAGAGAGATCTCCCCATGTATTCCTGAAATCAGCCAACGACATCCTCGCAATTTGATTCTCTGGTCGATTTTGATCAGATTTTGGTGCTGTTATAATTGCAATTTCAGCCAAGATGGCAGAAGAATCAACAACAGTGcatgtcaaatcaaaatcagaAAATATTGTTAGCCGGTGTTCCATGGGGTTGTGATCTTTAGACAAAGGGATGATAGCTTTCTGAACAAGTGGCTGGGCTAAGAAGAACTGGATTTCAAGTTTCATCGCTTGATGATAAAGCTTTTCAATGATGTCAAGCTCCTCGCCTGTCAAAGAGACACTCAGTTTATCCAATAAGTCCTCTGTCTGTAGCGCTGATGCCTATTATTGAATAAACAACATACTTCAGTTCAGTTAAGTAGAATGTGTGTTAtgtcataattcataaatatcgTTCATAAGCTGAATTCATCAGTTTGATGAGAATGGAATAAACAGCCACAAACCTGGAAACCTTCAGAAGAATAACTGTCAATCCACTTCTTGTATGGATGAACTTTCTCCCCCTCAAGAAACACTTGCAGCTCCTTACCAATGTAGGCATAAAGTCTCATGCAAGGAGTCAGAGCACCTAGAGTATAAGCAG
This Solanum dulcamara chromosome 1, daSolDulc1.2, whole genome shotgun sequence DNA region includes the following protein-coding sequences:
- the LOC129903355 gene encoding bifunctional TH2 protein, mitochondrial-like; this translates as MRFLLLSPRLVNTLPIPNPVFSFFNSNALFRFQFPFYSRQSHYLGSTIIPPTMASAKPNKSPIEEGVGVARRCWINFNKESTFALYTPFVVCLASGTLNLDTFRHYIAQDVHFLKTFVQAYEAAEVCTDDDDAKVGISELRKNIVDELKMHDAVLKEWGIDLVRECTLNPATAKYTDFLLATASGKVEGVKAAKLATPFEKTKLAAYTLGALTPCMRLYAYIGKELQVFLEGEKVHPYKKWIDSYSSEGFQASALQTEDLLDKLSVSLTGEELDIIEKLYHQAMKLEIQFFLAQPLVQKAIIPLSKDHNPMEHRLTIFSDFDLTCTVVDSSAILAEIAIITAPKSDQNRPENQIARMSLADFRNTWGDLSKQYTEEYEQCIEKMLLTEKAENFDYVRLHRTLEQLSDFEKRANSRVVESGVLKGLNLEDIKRAGQRMVLQDGCTNFFQSIIRNENLNADIHVLSYCWCGDLIRSSFSSGGIDGLDIHANEFMFQESLSTGEIVMKVESPIDKVQAFSKILMNCRNDKKNLTVYIGDSVGDLLCLLEADVGIVLGSSSSLRRVGNHFGVSFVPLFPGVVQKQKMCAGVDSSSWMGLSGVLYTASSWAEIHAFVLGS